The following proteins are encoded in a genomic region of Saccharopolyspora antimicrobica:
- a CDS encoding 1,4-dihydroxy-2-naphthoyl-CoA synthase: MQNPRVSELFDPASWEPVAGFDFTDITYHRCVEDGPGKGTVRVAFNRPDVRNAFRPHTVDELYRALDHARMTSDVGCVLITGNGPSSKDGGWAFCSGGDQRIRGRSGYQYADGETSDTVDPARAGRLHILEVQRLIRFMPKIVIAVVPGWAAGGGHSLHVVCDLTLASAEHAKFKQTDADVGSFDGGFGSAYLARQVGQKFAREIFFLGRPYTAEQAHRMGMVNEVVPHEELEATALQWAREINGKSPTAQRMLKYAFNAIDDGLVGQQIFAGETTRLAYMTDEAVEGRDSFLEKRTPDWSAFPWYY; this comes from the coding sequence GTGCAGAATCCCCGTGTCTCTGAGCTGTTCGATCCGGCTTCGTGGGAGCCCGTCGCGGGCTTCGACTTCACCGACATCACCTATCACCGCTGCGTCGAGGACGGCCCCGGCAAGGGCACCGTGCGGGTCGCCTTCAACCGCCCCGACGTGCGCAACGCCTTCCGCCCGCACACCGTCGACGAGCTGTACCGCGCGCTGGACCACGCGCGGATGACCAGCGACGTCGGCTGCGTGCTGATCACCGGGAACGGCCCGTCGAGCAAGGACGGCGGCTGGGCGTTCTGCTCCGGAGGGGACCAGCGGATCCGCGGTCGCTCCGGCTACCAGTACGCCGACGGCGAGACCTCCGACACGGTCGATCCGGCCCGCGCCGGGCGGCTGCACATCCTGGAGGTGCAGCGGCTGATCCGGTTCATGCCCAAGATCGTCATCGCGGTGGTGCCGGGCTGGGCCGCGGGCGGCGGGCACAGCCTCCACGTGGTGTGCGATCTCACGCTCGCCAGCGCCGAGCACGCCAAGTTCAAGCAGACCGACGCCGACGTGGGCAGCTTCGACGGCGGCTTCGGCTCCGCGTACCTGGCCCGCCAGGTCGGCCAGAAGTTCGCCCGCGAGATCTTCTTCCTCGGCCGCCCCTACACCGCCGAGCAGGCGCACCGGATGGGCATGGTCAACGAGGTCGTCCCGCACGAGGAGCTGGAGGCCACCGCGCTGCAGTGGGCCCGCGAGATCAACGGCAAGTCGCCGACCGCGCAGCGGATGCTCAAGTACGCGTTCAACGCCATCGATGACGGCCTGGTCGGCCAGCAGATCTTCGCGGGTGAGACGACCCGCC
- a CDS encoding DUF3592 domain-containing protein: protein MASDAVVPNAADSVTGSSTEGDRTVARPARRKGWTRAARGVLVLGVLMTAMGLSIIIACFINDRTIEESRGEAVAEVVDTSLTRTAVRFNTDEGRVYIPPNGVLYPTDLQTGQLVRVEFDSRNPDLVRVAGRNATLSFLPVGSVLAVLWAVLLPLYWLFRRNATR, encoded by the coding sequence GTGGCGAGCGACGCGGTGGTGCCGAACGCGGCCGACTCGGTGACCGGATCCAGCACGGAAGGTGACCGGACGGTGGCGCGACCGGCGCGCCGCAAGGGCTGGACCCGCGCCGCCCGCGGGGTCCTGGTGCTGGGCGTGCTGATGACCGCGATGGGGCTGTCGATCATCATCGCCTGCTTCATCAACGACCGGACCATCGAGGAGTCCAGGGGCGAGGCGGTCGCCGAGGTGGTCGACACCTCGCTGACGCGGACCGCGGTGCGCTTCAACACCGACGAGGGCCGCGTCTACATCCCGCCGAACGGCGTTCTGTACCCGACCGACCTGCAGACCGGGCAGCTGGTGCGGGTGGAGTTCGACTCGCGCAACCCCGACCTGGTCCGCGTGGCAGGCCGCAACGCGACGCTGTCGTTCCTCCCGGTGGGCAGCGTGCTCGCGGTGCTCTGGGCGGTCCTGCTGCCCCTCTACTGGCTCTTCCGCCGCAACGCGACCCGCTGA
- the paaC gene encoding 1,2-phenylacetyl-CoA epoxidase subunit PaaC: protein MNVRETRAGAADVQQWVLGAPYTSTVDRSVPGGVLAGELSQYCAMLGDDALVLAHRLTEWGVRALELEECAALGRIALDLVEQARVLLRRAGEVEGAGRDEDRLAYARQAADFHNVRLVEIDCGPGPGGDFPTTMARLLLFAAWRHAVFERLAGSRDAVLADLAAGSLNRLARHRDHAAQWVIRFGDGDADSARRMAAGLQRIWPLTAELFVPHPVEARMDDLGCGVDPARVRDEVRGVLDEVSSVARIRLPEPPDFGVFARPGGRDGAHTGDFEFLIADLQYLARSG from the coding sequence ATGAACGTCAGGGAAACGCGAGCGGGCGCAGCGGATGTGCAGCAGTGGGTGCTCGGCGCGCCATACACGTCCACTGTGGATCGATCGGTGCCCGGCGGAGTGCTCGCCGGGGAACTCTCCCAGTACTGCGCGATGTTGGGCGACGACGCGCTGGTTCTCGCGCACCGCTTGACCGAGTGGGGAGTGCGCGCGCTGGAGCTGGAGGAGTGCGCGGCGCTGGGCCGGATCGCGCTGGACCTCGTGGAGCAGGCGCGGGTCCTGCTGCGCCGCGCCGGTGAGGTCGAGGGCGCGGGGCGGGACGAGGACCGCCTGGCCTACGCCCGGCAGGCCGCGGACTTCCACAACGTCCGGCTCGTCGAGATCGACTGCGGTCCCGGGCCGGGCGGTGATTTCCCCACCACCATGGCCCGGTTGCTGTTGTTCGCGGCGTGGCGGCACGCGGTGTTCGAGCGGCTGGCGGGCAGCCGCGACGCGGTGCTGGCCGACCTGGCGGCGGGCTCGCTGAACCGGCTCGCGCGGCACCGCGACCACGCGGCCCAGTGGGTGATCCGGTTCGGCGACGGCGACGCGGATTCGGCCCGGCGGATGGCGGCCGGCCTCCAGCGCATCTGGCCGCTGACCGCCGAGCTGTTCGTCCCGCACCCGGTGGAGGCGCGGATGGACGACCTCGGCTGCGGGGTCGACCCGGCGCGGGTGCGCGACGAGGTGCGCGGCGTGCTGGACGAGGTCAGCTCGGTGGCCCGCATCCGGCTCCCCGAGCCGCCCGACTTCGGCGTGTTCGCCCGCCCCGGCGGCCGCGACGGCGCGCACACCGGCGACTTCGAGTTCCTCATCGCCGACCTGCAGTACCTCGCCCGCTCCGGCTGA
- a CDS encoding demethylmenaquinone methyltransferase, which yields MSRAGLDKDPREVAAMFDGVARRYDLTNTVLSFGQDRRWREVTRRALSPKRDERVLDLAAGSGVSTEEFSRSGAWCVAADFSLGMLSVGRHRGVPMVAADALRLPFADESFDAVTISFGLRNLVDTAAGLREMQRVVRPGGRLVVCEFSTPTWQPFRTIYLNYLMRALPPIARAVSSNPDAYVYLAESIREWPDQRVLAELIAESGWTDVAWRNLTSGVVAIHRAVKPS from the coding sequence GTGTCTCGGGCAGGTTTGGACAAGGACCCTCGCGAAGTCGCCGCGATGTTCGACGGTGTCGCGCGCCGGTACGACCTGACCAACACCGTGCTGTCCTTCGGCCAGGACCGCCGGTGGCGGGAGGTCACCAGGCGGGCGCTGTCGCCCAAGCGCGACGAGCGCGTGCTCGACCTGGCGGCGGGCAGCGGTGTGTCGACCGAGGAGTTCTCCCGGTCCGGCGCCTGGTGCGTGGCCGCGGACTTCTCGCTGGGCATGCTGTCGGTCGGGCGGCACCGCGGCGTGCCGATGGTCGCCGCGGACGCGCTGCGGCTGCCCTTCGCGGACGAGTCCTTCGACGCGGTGACGATCTCCTTCGGCCTGCGCAACCTCGTGGACACCGCGGCCGGGCTGCGGGAGATGCAGCGCGTGGTGCGCCCGGGCGGCCGGCTGGTGGTGTGCGAGTTCTCCACGCCGACCTGGCAGCCGTTCCGCACGATCTACCTGAACTACCTGATGCGCGCGCTGCCGCCGATCGCCCGCGCGGTCTCGTCGAACCCGGACGCCTACGTCTACCTGGCGGAGTCGATCCGCGAGTGGCCGGACCAGCGCGTCCTGGCGGAGCTGATCGCCGAGTCCGGCTGGACGGACGTCGCCTGGCGGAACCTGACCAGTGGAGTCGTGGCGATCCACCGCGCGGTCAAGCCGTCCTGA
- a CDS encoding isochorismate synthase has product MATTSRPLVARSRRLEPGDPRHDRPLLELLPGGSALSWVRDGAGLVGWGCAARLEVSGPDRFERADAWWQQLCERAEVVDQVGLPGSGPVAFASMAFADHPGHSALVVPEVVVGERDGVRWITTIGDGTAEADEPEPVRPPGIISYSDGQLSATGYRQAVAEAVGRMQEPGGLAKVVLAHDLLATTSEPLDMRFLLHNLAARYPSCWTFAVDGLIGATPELLLERTGYEVRSRVLAGTIWPREGHSTEQLAAELLSSAKNRHEHAYAAESLAVRLRPFCSDLVAPDEPEVLQLRNVLHLATNVEGKLSDADGRAATLLRLAAAVHPTAAVGGTPTEDAVRLISELEGMDRGRYAGPVGWLDGSGNGELGVALRCAQVEDAAAPGGETGRSGGKLRLFAGCGIVPDSDPDLEVAEAEAKLLPVREALEGLH; this is encoded by the coding sequence GTGGCGACTACATCCCGGCCGCTGGTGGCGCGAAGCCGCCGGCTCGAACCAGGTGACCCCCGACACGACCGCCCGCTGCTGGAACTGCTGCCCGGCGGTTCGGCGCTGAGCTGGGTCCGCGACGGCGCCGGGCTGGTCGGCTGGGGCTGCGCGGCCCGCCTGGAGGTGTCCGGCCCCGACCGCTTCGAACGGGCCGACGCCTGGTGGCAGCAGCTGTGCGAGCGGGCCGAGGTGGTCGACCAGGTGGGCCTGCCCGGTTCCGGCCCGGTGGCCTTCGCCAGCATGGCCTTCGCCGACCACCCCGGACACTCCGCGCTGGTGGTGCCGGAGGTCGTGGTCGGGGAGCGCGACGGGGTGCGCTGGATCACCACGATCGGCGACGGGACGGCCGAGGCCGACGAGCCCGAGCCGGTCCGGCCGCCCGGCATCATCTCCTACAGCGACGGGCAGCTCTCCGCCACCGGCTACCGGCAGGCGGTGGCCGAAGCCGTCGGCCGGATGCAGGAGCCCGGCGGCCTGGCCAAGGTCGTCCTCGCGCACGACCTGCTGGCCACCACCTCGGAGCCGCTGGACATGCGGTTCCTGCTGCACAACCTGGCCGCCCGCTACCCGTCCTGCTGGACCTTCGCGGTCGACGGGCTCATCGGCGCCACACCGGAGCTGCTGCTGGAGCGAACGGGTTACGAGGTCCGCTCCCGCGTGCTGGCCGGCACGATCTGGCCGCGCGAGGGCCACAGCACCGAGCAGCTCGCAGCGGAGCTGCTGTCCTCCGCGAAGAACCGCCACGAGCACGCCTACGCGGCGGAATCCCTGGCCGTGCGGCTGCGCCCGTTCTGCAGCGACCTCGTCGCGCCCGACGAACCGGAGGTGCTCCAGCTGCGCAACGTGCTGCACCTGGCCACCAACGTCGAGGGCAAGCTCAGCGACGCCGACGGCCGGGCGGCCACGCTGCTGCGGCTGGCCGCCGCGGTGCACCCGACGGCGGCGGTCGGCGGCACGCCCACCGAGGACGCGGTCCGGCTGATCAGCGAGCTGGAGGGCATGGACCGCGGCCGCTACGCGGGACCGGTGGGCTGGCTGGACGGCAGCGGGAACGGCGAGCTCGGCGTCGCGCTCCGCTGCGCCCAGGTCGAGGACGCCGCTGCGCCCGGCGGTGAAACCGGGCGCAGCGGCGGGAAGTTGCGGTTGTTCGCCGGATGCGGGATCGTGCCCGACTCCGACCCGGACCTCGAGGTCGCGGAAGCGGAGGCGAAGCTCCTCCCCGTCCGGGAAGCCCTCGAAGGCCTGCACTGA
- a CDS encoding LysR family transcriptional regulator, whose amino-acid sequence MDLTMQQLRLVLAVHDAGSFTLAAERLHLAQSSMSRTVREVERRLGIALFERTTRNLTSTPEGREFCRVARQVVESFDAGINHFQGFLAGSRGRVRIAALPSLAAILLPPVVSAYRATHPEVELSISDAMSDEVLQQVRAGIVDLALTVVAEPLPDLHVKPIATDRFCCVFPPQHRFAAQRGLTWSNLAGEPHIAFDPSSSIRQHAERAFGAAKIRPDVVLESSNISTVAGLVAAGLGVAVVPGLVLPLVRFAGLEHRALAEPEISRRIAVVRNPHRPLAAASKAFITAVTQRAETPLPPETTWL is encoded by the coding sequence ATGGATCTGACGATGCAGCAGCTCCGGCTGGTGCTGGCCGTGCACGACGCGGGCAGCTTCACGCTCGCCGCCGAACGCCTCCACCTGGCCCAGTCGTCGATGAGCCGAACGGTCCGCGAGGTCGAGCGGCGGCTGGGCATCGCGCTGTTCGAGCGCACCACCCGCAACCTGACGAGCACGCCGGAGGGCCGCGAGTTCTGCCGGGTCGCGCGGCAGGTCGTCGAGTCGTTCGACGCCGGGATCAACCACTTCCAGGGCTTCCTGGCCGGGAGCCGCGGGCGGGTGCGCATCGCGGCGCTGCCGTCGCTGGCCGCGATCCTGCTGCCGCCGGTGGTCTCCGCCTACCGCGCGACGCACCCGGAGGTGGAACTGTCCATTTCGGACGCGATGTCGGACGAGGTGCTGCAGCAGGTCCGCGCCGGGATCGTGGACCTGGCGCTCACGGTGGTCGCCGAACCGCTGCCGGACCTGCACGTCAAGCCGATCGCCACCGACCGGTTCTGCTGCGTCTTCCCGCCGCAGCACCGGTTCGCCGCGCAGCGCGGCCTCACCTGGTCGAACCTGGCGGGCGAGCCGCACATCGCCTTCGACCCGAGCAGCAGCATCCGCCAGCACGCCGAACGCGCCTTCGGCGCGGCGAAGATCCGCCCGGACGTGGTGCTGGAGTCCAGCAACATCAGCACGGTCGCGGGCCTGGTCGCGGCGGGCCTCGGCGTGGCGGTGGTGCCGGGCCTGGTGCTGCCGCTGGTCCGGTTCGCCGGCCTGGAGCACCGAGCCCTGGCCGAGCCGGAGATCAGCCGCCGCATCGCGGTGGTCCGCAACCCGCACCGACCGCTGGCGGCGGCCTCGAAGGCCTTCATCACGGCGGTCACCCAGCGCGCCGAAACCCCACTACCCCCGGAAACCACCTGGCTCTGA
- a CDS encoding inositol monophosphatase family protein encodes MTVLPTPPAQSDPALVSRAFEVAGRLANDAADVIIATAGRGAQPAPTESPFDWVTDTGRTLERHTRRVLADEFPGIPVFGEEFDAAPTTVAEHWAARAGTAKFRWSVDPVDGTANYVAGLPWCTYSLAMLDEHGPVVGVVADPYRTQIYAAARGRGMRANGNPVRLSEQRETRGGIVCTELTRTGPWRGMDRFITNATGAQVGVRLLGSPALAITQVALGHAVAAVLDSYEEWDVAGALALATEAGATVLDRRGEPKPLPLDGLLVAAPGVAADVHDWWHQAVARS; translated from the coding sequence ATGACGGTCCTGCCTACCCCGCCGGCGCAGAGCGACCCGGCGCTGGTCTCGCGAGCGTTCGAAGTCGCCGGTCGACTCGCCAACGACGCCGCGGACGTGATCATCGCGACCGCGGGGCGCGGGGCGCAGCCCGCCCCGACGGAGTCCCCGTTCGACTGGGTCACCGACACCGGCCGCACCCTGGAGCGGCACACCCGGCGGGTGCTGGCCGACGAGTTCCCCGGCATCCCGGTGTTCGGCGAGGAGTTCGACGCGGCGCCGACCACCGTCGCCGAGCACTGGGCGGCCCGCGCCGGGACGGCCAAGTTCCGCTGGTCGGTCGACCCGGTCGACGGCACCGCGAACTACGTCGCCGGGCTCCCCTGGTGCACCTACAGCCTGGCCATGCTCGACGAGCACGGCCCGGTGGTCGGGGTGGTCGCCGATCCCTACCGCACGCAGATCTACGCCGCCGCCCGCGGCCGCGGCATGCGGGCGAACGGAAATCCGGTGCGGTTGAGCGAACAGCGCGAAACCCGCGGCGGGATCGTGTGCACCGAGCTGACCAGGACCGGCCCGTGGCGGGGCATGGACCGGTTCATCACCAACGCCACCGGCGCGCAGGTCGGCGTCCGCTTGCTGGGCTCCCCGGCGCTGGCGATCACGCAGGTCGCGCTCGGTCACGCGGTGGCCGCGGTGCTGGACTCCTACGAGGAGTGGGACGTCGCCGGGGCGCTCGCGCTGGCGACCGAAGCCGGGGCGACCGTCCTGGACCGCCGCGGCGAGCCGAAACCGCTACCGCTGGACGGGTTGCTGGTGGCGGCTCCCGGCGTCGCCGCCGACGTGCACGACTGGTGGCACCAGGCCGTTGCGCGGAGCTGA
- a CDS encoding M1 family metallopeptidase, which translates to MFRRHGLRAAAAACCATALFASPALAGGAGPGAPGAGDDYFPGYGNGGYDVSHYDIQLRYQPADDHLRGTTTIVAKPTQNLTAFNLDFALTPKSVLVNGLPAAFSQNGTELTVTPSETLPEGSLATFVVNYEGVPSTVEVDGLNPWIRTSDGALAVGQPEISAWWFPGNDHPRDKATFDIAITVPEGTEAIANGVHTDTSSLAGWATWKWRTTKPTATYLAFFGAGQYEVNARTGAFGQPYVSAYSEGLGELEGPAKASVERSPEVLEFLSGVLGEYPFEAQGGLVSSEGMNFALENQTRPTYSHLFFRKGANTSVVVHELAHQWFGDSVSVDTWRNIWVNEGFASYAEWLWSEAQGTGTAQELFDHYYAQYPADDPFWQVTPGDPGKDAVFHAAVYDRGAMTLQALRNVVGDEVLLDTVRTWVAQKQYGTATVEEFIELAEQKSGKQLDELFNAWLFTKGKPPVGEATGVPASALRISATPPAAVAELDHTHSLLHNH; encoded by the coding sequence GTGTTCCGACGACACGGCCTGCGAGCGGCGGCCGCGGCCTGCTGTGCGACGGCGCTTTTCGCATCCCCGGCACTCGCCGGTGGTGCCGGACCGGGTGCGCCCGGCGCGGGTGACGACTACTTCCCCGGCTACGGCAACGGCGGCTACGACGTCTCGCACTACGACATCCAGCTGCGCTACCAACCCGCGGACGACCACCTGCGCGGCACCACGACGATCGTGGCGAAGCCGACGCAGAACCTGACCGCGTTCAACCTGGACTTCGCGCTGACGCCGAAGTCGGTGCTGGTCAACGGACTTCCCGCGGCGTTCTCGCAGAACGGCACCGAACTCACGGTGACCCCGTCGGAGACGCTGCCGGAAGGCAGCCTGGCGACGTTCGTCGTGAACTACGAGGGCGTGCCCTCCACCGTCGAGGTCGACGGGCTCAACCCGTGGATCCGCACCTCGGACGGGGCGCTGGCGGTCGGCCAGCCGGAGATCTCCGCCTGGTGGTTCCCCGGCAACGACCACCCGCGGGACAAGGCGACCTTCGACATCGCGATCACCGTGCCGGAGGGCACCGAGGCCATCGCCAACGGAGTGCACACCGACACCAGCAGCCTGGCCGGGTGGGCCACCTGGAAGTGGCGCACCACCAAGCCGACCGCGACCTACCTCGCGTTCTTCGGCGCCGGCCAGTACGAGGTCAACGCGCGGACCGGTGCGTTCGGGCAGCCGTACGTCAGCGCCTACTCGGAAGGCCTCGGCGAGCTCGAAGGCCCGGCGAAGGCCAGCGTCGAGCGCAGCCCGGAGGTCCTGGAGTTCCTCAGCGGCGTGCTCGGCGAGTACCCGTTCGAGGCGCAGGGCGGCCTGGTGTCCTCGGAGGGCATGAACTTCGCGCTGGAGAACCAGACCCGGCCCACCTACAGCCACCTGTTCTTCCGCAAGGGCGCGAACACCTCGGTGGTGGTGCACGAGCTCGCGCACCAGTGGTTCGGCGACTCGGTCTCGGTCGACACCTGGCGCAACATCTGGGTCAACGAGGGCTTCGCGTCCTACGCGGAGTGGCTCTGGTCGGAGGCGCAGGGCACCGGCACCGCGCAGGAGCTGTTCGACCACTACTACGCGCAGTACCCGGCCGACGACCCGTTCTGGCAGGTCACTCCGGGTGACCCGGGCAAGGACGCGGTGTTCCACGCCGCGGTCTACGACCGCGGCGCGATGACGCTGCAGGCGCTGCGCAACGTGGTCGGCGACGAGGTCCTGCTCGACACCGTCCGCACCTGGGTGGCGCAGAAGCAGTACGGCACCGCGACCGTCGAGGAGTTCATCGAGCTGGCGGAGCAGAAGTCCGGCAAGCAGCTGGACGAGCTGTTCAACGCCTGGCTGTTCACCAAGGGCAAGCCCCCGGTCGGCGAGGCCACCGGTGTCCCGGCCAGCGCGCTGCGGATCTCGGCCACCCCACCCGCAGCGGTGGCCGAGCTCGACCACACGCACTCGCTCCTGCACAACCACTGA
- the menD gene encoding 2-succinyl-5-enolpyruvyl-6-hydroxy-3-cyclohexene-1-carboxylic-acid synthase codes for MNPSTAQAEVIVDELVRNGVRQVVLSPGSRNAPLSYALHKADHAGRLRLHVRIDERSAGFLALGLAARSQSPVAVACTSGTAATNLHPAVSEAFHSGVPLIVLTADRPPELRAAGANQTIDQHGMFGSEVRLFDELAVAEDRPGQNAYWRSQVCRAWHAAQGEVRGGPVHLNLPFREPLVPSGDADWSEPLDGRPDGARWTELAGSGRVPSALSRVRARHGLVLAADSGVGGAGEWGERSGWPVLSEVGAVGVPGSAVISTGMWLLGLPEFVQQHRPEQVLCVGRPTVFRQVQRLLADTGVEVLLAHGGADWPAPAHNLREVADTFGPTAPADPDWLTGWQQADQKASAALHGALDLERWPNGPAVARSVVDAMPEHALLVLGSSNPTRDVALAARQRPDVVVHRNRGVAGIDGTVSTAIGAAIAHGRPAYALLGDLTFLHDSNGLVLGPYEQRPDLTIVVLNDDGGGIFSLLEQGGPEHSESFERIFGTPHGTDLGQLCAAHGVEHELVRQQSEFVEALRWRPGLRVIEVRAERSALRSVHERLQTAVRSALLG; via the coding sequence TTGAATCCGTCCACGGCTCAGGCTGAGGTCATCGTCGACGAGCTCGTCCGCAACGGGGTGCGGCAGGTGGTGCTCTCCCCGGGATCCCGCAACGCACCTCTCTCTTACGCGCTGCACAAGGCCGATCACGCTGGGCGGTTGCGGCTGCACGTGCGCATCGACGAGCGCAGCGCCGGATTCCTGGCCTTAGGCCTGGCAGCGCGCTCGCAGTCGCCGGTCGCGGTCGCCTGCACGTCGGGCACGGCGGCGACGAACCTGCACCCGGCGGTCAGCGAGGCCTTCCACTCCGGCGTGCCGCTGATCGTGCTGACCGCCGATCGCCCACCGGAGCTGCGGGCCGCCGGGGCCAACCAGACCATCGACCAGCACGGCATGTTCGGCTCCGAGGTCCGCCTGTTCGACGAGCTGGCGGTCGCCGAGGACCGGCCGGGGCAGAACGCCTACTGGCGCAGCCAGGTGTGCCGCGCCTGGCACGCGGCGCAGGGCGAGGTCCGCGGTGGCCCGGTGCACCTGAACCTCCCGTTCCGGGAGCCGCTGGTGCCCTCCGGCGACGCCGACTGGTCCGAGCCGTTGGACGGGCGCCCGGACGGCGCGCGCTGGACGGAGCTCGCCGGCTCCGGGCGGGTGCCCAGCGCGCTGTCCCGTGTCCGCGCCCGGCACGGGCTGGTCCTGGCGGCGGACTCGGGCGTCGGCGGAGCGGGCGAGTGGGGCGAGCGGTCCGGCTGGCCGGTGCTGTCGGAGGTCGGCGCGGTCGGCGTGCCCGGCTCGGCGGTGATCAGCACCGGGATGTGGCTGCTCGGGCTGCCGGAGTTCGTCCAGCAGCACCGGCCGGAGCAGGTGCTGTGCGTCGGGCGCCCGACGGTGTTCCGGCAGGTGCAGCGGCTGCTGGCCGACACCGGTGTGGAGGTGCTGCTCGCGCACGGCGGTGCCGACTGGCCCGCACCGGCGCACAACCTGCGGGAGGTCGCCGACACCTTCGGGCCGACCGCACCGGCCGATCCGGACTGGCTCACCGGCTGGCAGCAGGCCGACCAGAAGGCCTCCGCCGCGCTGCACGGCGCGCTGGACCTGGAGCGTTGGCCGAACGGCCCGGCGGTGGCGCGCTCGGTGGTGGACGCCATGCCGGAGCACGCGCTGCTGGTCCTGGGCTCGTCGAACCCGACGCGCGACGTCGCGCTCGCCGCGCGGCAGCGGCCCGACGTCGTCGTGCACCGCAACCGGGGCGTGGCCGGTATCGACGGCACGGTGTCGACCGCGATCGGCGCGGCCATCGCCCACGGGCGGCCGGCCTACGCGCTGCTGGGCGACCTGACGTTCCTGCACGACAGCAACGGCCTGGTGCTCGGGCCGTACGAGCAGCGGCCGGACCTGACGATCGTCGTGCTCAACGACGACGGTGGCGGCATCTTCTCGCTGCTGGAGCAGGGCGGGCCGGAGCACAGCGAGTCGTTCGAGCGGATCTTCGGCACGCCGCACGGCACCGACCTCGGGCAACTCTGCGCCGCGCACGGCGTCGAGCACGAACTGGTGCGCCAGCAGTCCGAGTTCGTCGAGGCGCTGCGGTGGCGGCCGGGCCTGCGGGTGATCGAGGTGCGGGCCGAGCGGTCCGCGCTGCGGTCGGTGCACGAGCGCCTGCAGACCGCCGTCCGCTCCGCGCTGCTGGGCTGA
- a CDS encoding glycosyltransferase family 4 protein: MRVRIAIVTESFLPQINGVTNSVLRVLEHLRRRGDSALVIAPGAGPDEYAGFPVIRLPAVDLPVVSSLPIGFPTRRLLRGLQGFRPDVVHLASPFVVGARGLAAARRLGVPTVAVYQTDVAGFAASYGLGLTARAAWRWIRRLHGAADRTLAPSTWAVETLQQHGIPRVHRWGRGVDTARFSPQQRDSGWRREFAADGELLVGYVGRLAPEKRIERLVALGGMPGVRVVVVGDGPDRERLADAVPNAVFLGQRTGDELARIYASLDVFVHTGPHETFCQAVQEAMASGVPVVAPDAGGPRDLVDHGRTGYLLPAHDADVHAEALRAAVEALRDADLRRRFGAAAREAVAGRTWPALCQQLIGHYDAVASGEQPLAA; the protein is encoded by the coding sequence ATGCGCGTGCGCATAGCGATCGTGACCGAGAGCTTCCTGCCGCAGATCAACGGGGTGACGAATTCGGTGCTGCGAGTGCTGGAGCACTTGCGGCGCCGGGGAGATTCGGCGCTCGTCATCGCGCCCGGCGCAGGCCCGGACGAGTACGCGGGATTCCCGGTGATCCGGCTGCCCGCGGTGGACCTGCCGGTGGTGTCGTCGTTGCCGATCGGTTTTCCGACGCGGCGGTTGCTGCGCGGCTTGCAGGGATTCCGGCCGGATGTCGTGCACCTGGCGTCGCCGTTCGTCGTCGGGGCGCGGGGTCTGGCGGCGGCTCGGCGGCTGGGCGTGCCGACCGTCGCGGTGTACCAGACCGATGTCGCGGGTTTCGCCGCGTCTTATGGGCTCGGGCTGACCGCGCGGGCGGCGTGGCGGTGGATCCGGCGCCTGCACGGCGCCGCCGATCGGACGCTGGCGCCGTCGACCTGGGCGGTGGAAACGCTGCAGCAGCACGGGATTCCGCGCGTGCACCGGTGGGGACGGGGCGTGGACACGGCGCGCTTCTCGCCGCAGCAGCGGGATTCGGGCTGGCGGCGCGAGTTCGCCGCGGACGGCGAGCTGCTGGTCGGCTACGTCGGCAGGCTGGCCCCGGAGAAGCGCATCGAGCGGTTGGTGGCGCTGGGCGGGATGCCGGGCGTGCGGGTGGTCGTGGTGGGCGATGGCCCGGACCGCGAGCGGCTGGCCGACGCGGTGCCGAACGCGGTGTTCCTCGGCCAGCGCACCGGCGACGAGCTGGCGCGCATCTACGCCAGCCTCGACGTGTTCGTGCACACCGGCCCGCACGAGACGTTCTGCCAGGCGGTCCAGGAGGCGATGGCCTCGGGCGTTCCGGTGGTGGCCCCGGACGCGGGTGGCCCGCGCGATCTGGTCGACCACGGCCGCACCGGCTACCTGCTGCCCGCCCACGACGCCGACGTCCACGCGGAGGCGCTGCGCGCTGCGGTCGAGGCCCTGCGCGATGCCGATCTGCGCAGGCGGTTCGGCGCGGCTGCGCGCGAGGCGGTCGCGGGGCGGACCTGGCCGGCGCTGTGCCAGCAGCTGATCGGGCACTACGACGCGGTCGCCTCGGGCGAGCAACCGCTGGCCGCGTGA